ATTTTTGTCTAGTATTTTTATCTAGCTCCGCCCCTGCTCACTCATGACGATGATGATCTTGGCGACAACTTGGACGCAGGATGCAGGCGCGCAGCCATGAacagcggcggcgagcggcgacagCTGCCTCAGCCACTTGTTGACGGCGCACTGGAGCTCACACCAAAAGGGGCCGAGGACCATGAGATCAGCCTCCTTGTCATCAGCAGCGGCGCATGCCGGACGGTGCCAGCAATAGGAGACACATGCCGAGGTTGTCACGGCCTCGCTGCCTGCCACTGCCAGTGCCGTCAGTTATGATTATGGCTCCTTCCTGCTTGAGCTTCTCGGATTGAAGTTTCAATTCGCATCTTCAGCTCTTACTACTCAATCTTGGTACGTACTTCTTGTAGTTTATTGCACATTAAAGATTCAATTCGTATCTCCAACTCAAATGCGCGGTCGATGGGCTGCGCAGCGCCGATTCGCACCTCCCGGCCTACGAGCACGCGTAGGAGAAACTGCAGGACCTCGAGGACAATTGCGAGCTTATCGAGGCGCTTGCCCATCCCCGTGGCTACGCAGCTCCGTTCCAAATTTCCAGTGAGCTTGAGAATGACGCCAGCGATACTCATAACTTGCTCGACAAAGCTATGCCTCACAAAGCCAAGCCACATCAGCTTGCGGATGGGTGTGGACTTGCGGTGAATAATTTTAAATTTACCTAAAAATGCACTTTTAGAGTTGATGCACTTTCAGAGTTGATGTGCTTAAGTGACATACTCACATAAGTTTAGGGACCGCGTATGCATTTTACTAGTCTCCAACCAGCTATTTACTGCATGCAGTGATGCGAGGCATGGTGGCAAAGCAGAGCGGCAACTGAAAACGGAGCAGGAACGGCAACCTAGTTGCAGCCACAAGAGGCTCAACACCATGCAGTCAAGTACAAGCGTACAGGCTACAGCACGTGTGTTTCATCTCGCATTAGACAACCGAAACCCTGACATTAATTAATCCAAACCATGCATAATAATGCATCgaaagcaaaaaaataaaaaataaagcaCTGTCACCACTGAACACGCCGGGACTAAGGTCCCGGCCCCAGCTACCACACCGCACCGATTTAACGTCACCCCGCAACGAGCCAGATTCCCGTACAGACAGGTGTTGTCCCGTCATCAAAGGAACATGCACGGCCGAAGGTCCAGAGTGAAACTCTGTCGGCCTCCGGCCTCCGGGTAGATCAGATTTCCTCTGGAGTTCATGGTTAGTTCCATCAGTGAAGAGTTCATTCAGAGACTGAGCAATTGAGCAGGCAGTAGATTTTGTTCGACCatagccttgtttagttggccaatttgggagatgcaaaattcctgttccagcactgtagcacactgtagcgtttcgtttgtatttgtgaattattgtccaaatattgactaattaggctcaaaagattcgtctcgcaaagtacaacaaaactgtgcaattagtttttaatttcgtctacatttagtactccatgcatgtaccgcaagtttgatgtgatggggaatcttctttttgcatagtgtcaaagttgggagttgggaggtaAGTAAACATGGCACATGTCTGAAGAATCTCTGAAAATAGCAGGAGCCATGACCGCTCAGTCATCAGAGTATCCGGCTGGTTACCCCTTAGCAGTTGCCACAATCTCTGTCGTGATCCATATGATGATGTGGTGGTAAGGTAACCCTTTTTGGCTTTATGGATTTATTGGGGTTAGGTAGGAGCATGCAGTGTCCAAAAGCTGCCAACTAATATATAGTATAATCGTCTGGCCCGTGCCTAGGCCAACGTTTTGTGCTCATCCCTCCTCGGCGCTGGACCAGACGCGCGGACCTGCTACTCTGGTTATGGAGTAAAAGATTCCTCTGCCTGTGCACGTAGATCCAATGCACTCACACCCTTATTACCGTTCACTCACCTAAAAGCAAATGAAAGTTGTTAGCAGACACTTGCACTTTACTAGACTGGCTAGCTAACTGTCCTGGTTATAGCAGTAGCCAGTGCCCAGCAGGCCATTTTCCATGCCCTTGCATCGTCAACCTCACGGTCTTGACTGGTTATGGTTAGTCACTAGTCAGTCAGTAAAAGGATTCTCATGGGCATCCGTAGCTGCAGACTAACGACGACGCAGGCATCTGCTGGTTAATCCAACAAAACCGAGCACTGTTGCCCTGTGCGTCCGTGTGGATCTCAATCTCATCGTCCCATCGGGCGGCAAGGACGGGGTGACGAGGGCTCCGTGATTGGACGGGCAAACGCCAAGAAAGCGTGAGCTCGTGACTGCCTGCCAAGAGCAAGCAGGCGACGCATGAGCTAATCAATCGAGTTAACGCTCCCGTGGTCTCATTAAGCGAGAATCTAGGCCCTGGAGAGGCAATATTAATGGCTTCCCTTCCCATgcacgccgtcgtcgtcgtctccgtcGGAGCGGTGGCTTGTCCGTGAATTCCGGCATCTCGATCGCCTTGTGAACACCGATGAATGGAGGCGAGAGCTAGAGAGACTGAGAGAATCTCAACACAGGTGGCGTACGTGGTAATAGTAGATCGAAGCAAGCCGACAGAGGTTGGTAATGGCTCACATGCTCACCTAACCTGGGTCTCCgtctctctatctctcttcaGCCCTGTTCTTCTCaaactcccaagtcccaaccgtgGTCATTCTATCTTCGTTCTCACGCCAGACTCCACCACGAAAAAAAGAGTGAGCCCCTACAGAGCCGCAGGCAGATAGATCCTCACCATTTTCTCTCTCTCACGCACATCGCATCTCCCAAAATATACCCTTTGGTTAAGAGatagagagatagagagaagGGTTACCGGGAATCAGAGTGTGTATAAAAGGGCCCGGTCCTCTGAGGTCTGAACCTTCAAGTGCCCCGTGCAGCTGTCTCCTCAGTCCTCACTAGCCCTTTCTCCATCACAAGCGTTAGGCTTTCCCTCAGCTGCAAAGGTACGTCGTGTTACTCAAAGAAAGCAACCTTTTCGTCTGAACTCTAGCTTCGTGGAATTGGGAATTGGGACACTGGGCATGTTTGTTTCATATACTCAGATCTATCGGTGGGACCTCATATCTCGTTTACAAAATTGACGAGTCTAATTCTTGCCCTGCAATTCGGTGAACCAATTGAAGTAATCTGTCTGTATTTCTTGAAATACGCATGGTGCGCGTTGGCTTTCATCCTTAGTCAAATCAAATGCAAGAAATTGAAAGATTTGGATCTTGATGAAAGGGGAAGGAAATGTAGTAGTGCCACAAGTCACCAATATAGAATTGAGCTGTTACTGATACTTGTTTGGCAACGACATCTCGCAGGCTTGAAGCAATGGCGTCCAAGAGGCTTCTCGTCGCGCTCTGCGTGGTGGCGCTGTTCGCCGTGAGGTCCGAGTCCCACGGCCTGGAGGACTTCAACGGCGGAAGCAGCacggcgacgccggcgatgCAGACCTTCTTCAAgccggaggccgcggcgctCCCGGAGGCCCTCGACGCCTCCATGCCCGCCACCATGGCCGCCAAGCCGGAGGCCTCGGCGAtcccgaccaccaccaccaccaccacggccaccgccaccaccacccccaccaGCACGGCGTCCGCCTCGCCGCGCAGGTCCGTGTccgtggccgccggcgtggcctgCGGCATcgcggccgtggccgtggtcggcatcgcggcggccgtggcgtaCGTGGTGCGCGgcaggcgcggcgcgcggcgcggcacggagGTCCAGCTCGGCTCCTCCGCCCTGTGAGCCGCGGCCCTACTAGCGGGAGCGTGCGGGACCCACCCGGCCGCTTTGATATGATAGGCCATCATCATTAGCTGGTTACGAGCTAGCGTCAATTTAGCTTTGCTTTTGTACTATTGATTTGGTTTGCTTTTGGGTTAGTAGTTTAATTCATCCCGGGGTGGTGGCTGCGGCTGTGGGGTGTCGGTGAAGACGCCGAAGCTACCGATCAGCACGGCGCGTGGGTAACATAAATAATGCTGGCGGTAGCGTGatgtgtggtgtggtgtgttcAGGCTTCGGAGTTCAGACCTTGCTATATATTCCTGCATCAGGATTTCAGGATTTGTGCTGTTCAGATGTTGGCGTGTCTAGGAGTACTAGCTGACGGGCTCCGGAACGCCTGAACTCTGTAGCCTGTACCTTCTTGTAGTTGCAGCGTTAAATTCATGCGAACCTACCCTGTAAATCcttctgaaactctgaattcaTACGTCCCAGAGAAGGAGCCAAGTGACTTCATGATTATAGGTGGTACCTGCCAGGCTTGCCACAGCGCCCGTGTTGTCCGGATGTGGGAGCAACAGGACAACGCCGTGGCGCCTCTGCCATCGCGATCTCGCCATGGACCATGCGTGGCAGGCAGGGGTCGCGTGCAGGCGATCTAGCTTTCCGTGGAACATGGCGGCGAGTGCGCGAGCGCGAGGGTGGCAGGGGCTTTCTCCGGCGTCAGTGAAACCGACAGGGGAGCTCTGGGGCAGCCTGCGGAGCCGTAGTAGATCCGTGATTGCAGCTTCCGCGGTCCTGCACGGCTGCACTCCCGCTGCTCGCGGCGACGTGGTGATCCCGGCGTTCTCACTTTCCCTGGGGCAAAGGGCAGCTGGTGGCGCTCCGCAGGGCACAGGCGCGTGCGGCGCCGTGCCCCCAGTCCGCTGGCCCAGGCGCCCAGCTGTTGCTACAACCAAGGCACCAAGTTACCACCAGCGCCTGTCGCTCGTGCGCTGTCGGTGATCCACCGCCCCGGGGCCGCCGGGTCTGAACGGCCGGGAACTCGGAGAGCGGCACGCCGGACCCGAgaacgccgcgcgcgcgcgcgcacgcgggGGCTGGTGCGTGACCGACGCCGTCGCGTTCGCGTCGACGGTCCGTGTGTTCTGGGTTCGAAAATGCACACGGCAATCGTAGTATCGTACGAAGAGGATAAATGGATAATCAAATGATCGCTGCAGATAGTAAATTTGTACCCTTCTTTTTAATCGGAGAAAAACCGTAGTACTAGTGCAAAATTTGTAATTTGAGATTTGAGAAGGTTGCAATTTGCGAACCCGTCCGGCCCAAGTTACGACATAGGCCCATCAGTTCCTTTTACCTCTCGAAAGCCGTAAAAGCAAAGAAAGGCCCAAACAGAAGTAGCCCTGGAACGCGAGCGGGCCACCTGACCCACCTTCCGCGTCTCGTTGCCTCTGCGGGACCTCGCCCAACCAGCTGActttggccttgtttagttgctcaaaGTTTGGAgctgcaaaattactgttgtagcactgtagcacactgtagcgtttcgtttgtatttgtaaattattgtccaaatattgactaattaggctcaaaagattcgtctcgcaaagtacaacaaaactgtgcaattagtttttgatttcgtctacatttagtactccatacatgtaccgcaagtttgatgtgatgggaaatcttcttttagcatagtatcaaagttgggagttttgaaGGAACCTTTACCTGCCAGCACTTTCTAGAGCAGAGGTGTAGATATGCGTACAGGCTGCCTGGGCAGGCGAATCTACCTCGGTTCGGCGGTCCCTTTGTGGTGCCTACCACCACCGACGGCACCACTAGCTACACCGTGGGCCTGGGGCTCGCTCCCGGGTGAACAACTAAAGACGCATGCAGCAGATGTCTCTTCTCTGTCAGCACCAAGTACGCACGGATTTACTTCTCCCTCTGCTTTGTAATGCCTGCATGTTCTCCTGGATCCTGAGTTCCCATTCGCTCTCATCACATTTAGCACACACCATGCTGGGTTTATTTTGTTGCGACGACAAACCATCGTGAGGCTCTCTCCGTCTCGGCCGATGATAAGATGATGTGCGTGCGACACTGATGCAGATGCCTAGCGTCGTCGCGCAAATGGTGGGGCCTCCGTGTGCTCCTGCTCGGATGGATGATGATCATGAGGAGCTCGTGCTGCCTGGATGTGCGTGGCAATCATCATTCCCCTTCCAGAAGGCTTTCATCCAGCTAGAGGCAGTTCAGTACTGGCGCAGTGACGAGACCCAGTCCCACTCCCAACTACTGCAGCACAGGAACGGATCGGGCATCATGCATGCTCTCGATCTCCCTGCGAGTTTGACTGTGTGTGCTTGCCTTCCTTGTCCATGAATTAAGCGATCGATCCAGCTCTAATTCCCACGAGAAATGTCCGGTCCACGAGCTGTTTTGCTGTACCAGAGTCAAGCCTTCTCTACTGGGCGGTTTTCCATTCCATCATGGATGCATCAAGATGTCAGGGCACCATACCTAAAACGGTTGACCCCCAATTTGGTGTCGTTGCATTGGAAGGTCCACTGGTGGATGCCTTGTGCTCTATACAAGGGGCACGCACGTACCACAGTGTACTGACCTTTAAGCTTGGCCGGCCCTTTCAAAGCCATGTCCGTGGTTGTGGAATGTATCTACATATGTAGGAGTAGTCACTAGCACATAACGGAAATTTCGTGAGAGCCCAAAACAGCCACTGAAATAGCCAAAATTGCCATGAAAATAGCGAAATTTCGTAAGAACCCaaaacagtaaaaaaaaaaagctaaaacatcAATGAAAATGGCCCATAACGTCCAACCTTCATAAGGGAAAAAACTCCTCATGAATCGATCTCCAAAAAACACTACTCTACTCTGTTCCCATCTCATAAGGGTGAGCGTGCATCCGTGAATGTTATTCTGTTTACAGTGTGTtgcaagaaaagaagagaaCGCTTGTTTGCATGGGATTGGATCAGAAAACCACCTCCCATCAGCTGGACCACGCCCGGAATCTAgccccgccgggcgccggccggtGATTGATCTACATATACATGCCGCACTAAACTAAATCTTTGTCTGGTCGCAGCAATCGATCAGCGCCTAGCTTAAACAAATCGCAGATGCGTAATCATGCGACGAGAGCTTAAATTTGGCATGGACGATGTAATCGATCGAGGACACCCATCTCACACGGTTCCTCATGCTCCAAGCAAGCTGGCATCATTAAACAGTGGGTAGCGACTCAGTGCAGTACTGATCTGTGATCTCACGCCCCAACTGCAGCGACGACGAGCTATGATGTGAGGTCGTTTCTGTTGGGTCACCCGGTAGTGTAGACTAGTCTCCTCACATGATCATCGATCGTGAGCACGCGGGGCCCTCGGGTCACTCCCAACTGAAACACAGAAGAGTAAAACAATCATGCGTGCATGGATGCCGTCGGCATCATCAGTGCCAGTCTCGTCGATGGCCGATCTACTATGCATCAGTTTTACAGTGTCCGTTGCAGTTGGTATGCGAATGAAAAAAAGGGTACGCGAATGAAACGGTGACGGGAAAATCTGCGATATTTCCATGGCTAATGATGGTGTCAGCGACATCAACTAGCACAAGCACAACACAAAAGGCCTCTTTACTTGGAGCCGGGAGAGCATGATGAGCGGCACCAATAGCTAGCTCGGAGATTCTTGCCTGAAAATGGacgcagcgcggaggaggccgcccgcccgcccctgccatTTACGCGCAGAGGCAGCCTTTCCCTCCCCCTTTTGCCCGTACTCGATGGTGcgtgccgccgcccggctcCCCCCTCCACTCCTTGGCTCAATCCTCATCGCGAGGGCGCGGCCAGCCAACCAGTTACCTTGGCGCGGCGCGGACAAGAGGGACCGGGGGAAAAAGGGGCAGGGATGATGCGCCCGCGTGCGTGCCCACGGCCACTAGCAACGACGGCCCGCGCTCGCGCGCCGGCGGAGCACGGGTGTTTCCTCGGTTCCGGCCGTGCCAGAGTTGCCCGATGCCGAGCGCCGTGTTCCGCGGCGTCTGGGCTCTTGGCCGGCCGCGCGGCGTGCGGTGCATGACGCGCTCTGATCGCGGAGCATGGCATGTGCGGATCTTCTATTTGCATGGAATCCCTGCACTGTACTATCAGCGCTCGCTCTGTTGCACGGTATGGTGGTGACATTGTGAGGCGATGCGGCCGGGGGGAGTGACATGCCATTGGTTGGGGCCGGAACAGGCTGCTCGTACAGACGTCCAAGTCTatgggggcgttttcttcccgtgtcttatttttagcacgtgtcacatcgaatgtttagatactaattaggagtagtaaacgtagactatttacaaaaccaattaaataagtggaatctaaacggcgagacgaatctactaagcctaattaatccatcattagcaaatatttactgtagcaacacattatcaaatcatggactaattaggcttaatagattcgtctcgccgtttagattcgtcttatgtaatgggttttgtaaatagtctacatttaatactcctaattagtatctaaatattcgatgtgacgggtgctaaagtttagcaagtggaagaaaacaggccctgTATCCTCCTTGATATCAGTGTCACTCTTGGAGCACGTGCTTCTGTCGAGGATGTTTTGCAGGCCAGGTATACAAATACAATGTTACACATACAGGGCCGCAAAGAGGACTAGAGGAGTGATTAGTGGGAAAATGGAAAACCACGTGTGCATGTGATCGCATGGCTTATCTTAACCGACGATTTATCTCCAACCAATCTTTGATTCACTATCTATTTCATGTACTTCTTACCTACCTACAATCCACCTCActattaatttaaaaataaatgaCTTCGATAGCTCATGTGTATATGTGAAAAATCCATGATCTGACTAGTGAACTACTATAGCATTTTTATATAGCTCATGCTCAATACCAGATCAAGATGAGTTAGAAAAGTATGTTCGACGAGGATAAACTTTGTTAGACCCGACCAACTCGTGGATGGTCAAGGTCAACCTATCATACTTAAACATTAGCCGCTGCTAGTGTATTCTTAAGGGGGGAAATACAAAAAAGATAAAGCAAGTAACATGAGGCCGCACGACGGCCCACCAAGTTTCCCGGCACACGCGTAGGTGGGGCCACAAGTCGTCGGTACAGTGCGTGGGCTCATCCCACAGACAGGTGGGGCCAGGAAAGCCCGCTTCGGATCAGGAGATCGGCAGTGCCCATGCAGCCTGGCGTGGGCCCACCCTGAGCTGTCTTCAGCGGATGGAGCCTACTTGGCGAGCAGCCATTGCCTGCCTCCTGCTGCAGGTAGCTCCTAGCTTACCGGAGTAGTGGGGTACTGGGGTTACCTGATTTTCTCCGTATGCATCTGGGTGGGATTTAGTTTGGTGCTTTGCTCTAATCTTCATCATGCTATGAAAATGGTAAGAGGGACAGTCCTGTCGTGCCACCATTTCCTTCATAAAGAAGTACCGGAGAGAACCGGTAGAGAGCAGGACCAGGATAGAGACATGTGTTGATGTTATATATAGCGGAAAATGGAAAATGCCGGAAGGTCAATTAACCAGGACTTAAAATGACGTTGGTACACAAGCTCTCTCCAACAATATGAGGTTGGTCCATAATTTTGATAGTGCTGATGGACAACAGTACACAGGTAGCTACCAACCTACATATATTGCAATTCCGGTCACGAGGTTGTGGTTGCTTCCTCCGTACTAACAACCAAACTAATCtaaaaattaattaattaatttctcCTAAATGTCGGATACTTCAGAACAAAGGGAGtattagggtctgtttggatacctcatgttaaagtttaactagtgttaaaattttaacactctcaaatggagtgctaaagtttaacacattggggtgtttggatggtgtgctaaactttaacacctttgatGGGAAATGACTCtattgccccctcatttatggccggcggagagagagggaggagagagaagggggcaaTGGTGGGAAAAAGTGAAGAGGGagaccacttttaacaagtttaacaacttttaacacccccttgaggtgttaaagtttttggggtgttaaactttaacacctaaGTTTTAACACATCTGTTTGGATCTcaaagtgttaaaaagtgttaaaactagggtgttaaactttaacatcctcaatccaaacagacccttattCACCTCTATAGTTCGTGATGTTGAGAAAAGACCGGGGAAGCAAACATTGTAGTTCATGATTTTACCCCCAAAGAATGGCTACAACATCATCAACCACAAAAGCTGAATACTCCTGGAATTCACCTTTGTAGTTCATGAACTAACATCCAGGATCATGGCCTCGTCAACTCCAAAAGCTCCCTTAAATTACCCATAATACTTAATTAGGGAGAAATAGGAAAAAACCCCTCCAACAGCTCCCCTAAAGACAACAGAAAAATACAGCGATGCGAATCCTGGATCCATCGCTCTGCAAATTTTTCCAAGCCTTCTCCTCCCCAGTCGCTCCACAGCTACGCGCGGCGATCGCCAAGAGCTTGAGAGTTGgcttgttttgaaatattggaggTTAGTTATTGGAAATCTGTCGTAGGATGATACGATTTTCCCATCTCTTTGGTCCCATCCTGCTCACGTTTACTTGTTTATACCTAGAAGAAAATCATCTAACTGTGCTATCCATTGATCTAGCATTAAAATGCGAGAAACATATAGAACCAAACCAACCTAACATGATCTCCAAATTGATCCCGCATCGAAGCAGACAATGTTCACAAATAGCAATATGAAACGGCAATTGACGTCTCTCTCCCCCCATTCTTGACCATGATTCTCCTCTGAAAAAACTGGAACTTCCCACAACGAAACCAGAAAGTTTACCAAAACCATCGAACATACCCGCTGGCAAATACGGAAACAGAATCGACATGTTCCGGGACGCCGCAGGGGCAAATCCGTCCAAGAAAACCCAGAGGCCCATTTGGATACGTGCGCCTATATACGAAAccggcaaaaaagaaaaaagaagaagagaagagggcGGGGAACAATCGAAGAAGCGCGTCCCCCACCCGTCTCGTGCCgtgcctcctctccctctccccgcgGGTCTcctccgccgtcctcctcctctctctccctcccccacgccaccaccaccaccaccaccacccacacTCCACGGCACTGCACCAACCGCGCGCACTTCGCATCAATTGCCCCtcccctcgccgcgcgccgaaGCTTCCTTTCTTCCCTGGGACACTATCGGAAGAAGCGTGTCGCTCTCACGCTCCATGGCGTCGGTGATGCACCGGTCGAGCTCGGACGGCGGGTCGAGCAGCGGGTGgtcggacgcggcggcggcggtggcggcggccgcggaggagcgggcCGGGTGGGAGGTGCGGCCGAGCGGGATGGTCGTGCAGGCGCGGGAGGacgggccgggcggcggggcgccgccgaggccgccgccgccggagatcaGGGTGCGCGTCAAGtacggcggcgcgcggcacgAGGTCTCCGTCTCCCCCATTGCCACGTTCGGTGAGTTTTCGTGACAGCTTGTCCTGGCTCGTCTTGCATTGGCTTTCGCTAAAGCCGCTTTCTCTATCTAGAGTAGTAACCGCGCTTGTGCCTAGTTGATGCTCCATTAACTTGGTTccctgtcgtcgtcgtcgatcgaTGCTTTGCTTTCGCTGTAGATGAGACAGAAACTGAAAATTCGCTCGTCTTCTTTTCATCAGACTTTAACTGCATCTTTTAGCGCGTGATGTTTTTCCCTTCCTCGCTAGGGCGGGTGAAACCGGAAGGTAGAGCCGTTTGCTTCTTCGCTAATCGTGGCGATTAATTAAAATGTAACCTAATCAAGTAGTTGAGAAAACTTTGATTTTCCTGTTTTTCAAACTCCCCATTTTATTTGTTGTAAAAGTTGACCTCATGATAGCTTAAAACTCCTGTTGGTGTAGAATCGTGGCTTGCACGAGATATTTTATGACAAAAATCTGCGCTCTTGATTTTCAAATGGCTTTTAAAAAGATCGCCATGAGCTCCGGCGGTGCCGCGTGGAGGAATTAACCCCGCCGCGATATTAGGACAGAGACATCATCATCCCCTTTTCCTACCTGTATCATTTTCTTCGCAGCATCTCTCTTCTTATTCAAcaggaaagaaacaaaaacgCCAGGAATATCTCGTACATGCGTGCCACATGACCTGCCGAGAATTTGCTTCGTGAGGCGAAAAATTCTCTGCTCCAAAATCCAAATCCTTTTCTGTCCTTGACCACCGTCTTCAGTGCCCATCACGCAGCCCGAGTAATTCACGAGCGTGCCTGAAAATTTGCAAACCGTTGGATTCTGAAACTTCCATAAATCCGTGCTTATGGAAGTGGTAAAACAAAGCTGAGTTTACTCACCGGAGCCGTACCGGAACGATTCCTTCCGTGGAATCCCGGCATTGCCTGCTTCAACGCCGATGCAAGTGCGGGGTACTTAGTCGCAGATCACGAGGCTAATTAATCGATCAGTTTAGTGATCAGTGAGGCTTGCTTTGCCCTCACTTCGCTGGAAGCACAGCATTATTCGGCACCGGCAGTGACGGACGAAGAGGCGCCTTTCCTCTCCCCGACAAAGCGACGGGGGCGCTGCCAGTGCTGGATGCGGGGAA
This portion of the Setaria viridis chromosome 7, Setaria_viridis_v4.0, whole genome shotgun sequence genome encodes:
- the LOC117862534 gene encoding uncharacterized protein, with translation MASKRLLVALCVVALFAVRSESHGLEDFNGGSSTATPAMQTFFKPEAAALPEALDASMPATMAAKPEASAIPTTTTTTTATATTTPTSTASASPRRSVSVAAGVACGIAAVAVVGIAAAVAYVVRGRRGARRGTEVQLGSSAL